The DNA sequence CAAACGTATTCATTCTCATCTCCTCACGAATACCTACAATGATACCTTAGAAATGTCAATCGAGATGGAGAGAATATCGACTTCGATTCAACCAATTTATTCGTCGACAACAAGTTTAGTTAAAACTTTCGACTCATCTCTCAATGGAAGTCAGATTTCGTCTTTTGAACTGAAATCTAAGGTTAGCAGATAGATATCTACCTAATTCCTTGTTCTCAACTTGTTTAAATTCGACTATAAGAAAAAGGATCCTTGATCTTAAATGGTTGACTCGATTTGGGCTCGAAACATCGAGTAATGTCGATTACGTCTTCAAACTATTAATGTTTTGAATGTGTTTTGATCTTTCAGATTGCTCCTATGTTATTTCAAGGATTTGCAATCATTCCATACCTGACTCAAATTTCCTATATTGGGATAGATGGTCTATTCTTCTCATACTACACTGACAAAAACCAAACTTTTGCAGTCTATTCTAACTCAACCTTCACTGCCAAATTctatcctcctcctcctcctccaggAAGGGAATGGAGTTGGCGGACTCAATTAGTAAACTCCAGCACAGGGGAATTATATGGGGATATGGTAGAGACCTTACCCACAGTCACTACCAAGACGAGCTGGTTCCGAGACGCCCTGAATAACGAAGAAAGTGCCTCTGTAGGGAAAAAATGGAGCTCAGATCATGAACTTTTGTTGCTCAACACAGTCAGAGTAAATGGAAGAAATGGAGTTTTCTCATTTGGGTTTTCAATCAAAGCACTCATTGATCTGTTCTTCACTAGCATTGAACGACAAGGAGGGAGATTGTACCTGGCCAGCACTGAAGGAGAAATTCTAGTCCAAGGGTTTCAGAACATTAAGATGGTCCTTGCTAATGGTTCAGCTTCATTTCGGTTCTTGAAGCCGAATGACAATGAAACTGCTCGCGTTGAGAACGTCTCATGTCGGCCTAGGAAAGAAGCCTTTGATGCAAAGGATTATTTCTATAATCTCTTCGGTACAAACTATATGATATACTGCTCTCCACTTGAGATATTGGGCGTGCAGTTGGTAAGTCATCATTTCCAACAAGAACGTATTTCCTGAAAAGTTAAGAACATATGAATCAGTTCATAATTATAAGAATTGTCTGTTActtatgtttttatttcagGTCTATTCATTAGTATTGCCACAGAAAGAGTTAGCTAGCCTTGTCCACAAGAGTAGTAGAATGGGACTAATTCTTCTTATACTAACAATGAGTACTACAGTTATCTCCATTTTTGGTTTCGTGTTCATAGTCATTAGAGCAGCAAACAGAGAGATGCATTTATGTGCCAAACTCATTCAACAAATGGAAGCAACTCAACAAGCAGAGAGAAAAAGTATGAACAAGAGTGTTGCTTTCACACAAGCAAGCCACGACATTCGCGCTTCTTTGGCAGGAATTATTGGCTTGATTGAGATATGCCATAACGAAGCTGCCCCAGGTTCAGATTTAAACATAAACCTAAAACAGATGGATGGTTGTACAAAGGATCTTCTAGGTAATTCACATTCAAAACTTGAACATTCATCTCCTTGATTGtcaaacatataaaaatttgGTTATAATCTATTTCAGCCATATTGAACTCTATTTTGGATACAAGCAAGATTGAAGCAGGAAAAACACAgcttgaggaagaagaatttaATTTGAGTCAACTTCTTGAGGATGTGGTAGATTTGTATCATCCAGTGGGAATGAAGAAAGGAATAGACATAGTGTTAGATCCTTATGATGGCTCCATTATCAACTTTTCACAAGTGAAAGGTGATAGAGGAAAGCTTAAACAAGTGTTGTGCAATTTACTAAGCAATTCTGTTAAATTTACTTCCGAAGGCCACGTAACTGTTCGAGCGTGGGTGAAGAATTTACCTGATATGCAGAATAAGTTGATTCCTTCGAATCACAATGGTGAAATATTGAAGCATCTATCCTTCTTATTATGCAAGGACACACCAACATTACGAGAACAGCAAACCGCAGATAATGGAGTTCATTTGAATCCTAATTgttatgaatttatatttgagATAGATGACACAGGGAAAGGCATTCCTAAAGAGAAGCGGAAATTGGTTTTCGAGAACTACGTCCAGGTAAAGGAAACAGCTCAGGGACAAGGAACTGGCTTGGGACTTGGCATTGTTCAATCTTTGGTATGTAACTTTCCCTCGTGTATCTTGCTAATTTGCTACTAAATGTTTAAGTTGAAGCTCAGCTCATTAC is a window from the Cucurbita pepo subsp. pepo cultivar mu-cu-16 chromosome LG07, ASM280686v2, whole genome shotgun sequence genome containing:
- the LOC111798859 gene encoding histidine kinase CKI1 produces the protein MSIEMERISTSIQPIYSSTTSLVKTFDSSLNGSQISSFELKSKIAPMLFQGFAIIPYLTQISYIGIDGLFFSYYTDKNQTFAVYSNSTFTAKFYPPPPPPGREWSWRTQLVNSSTGELYGDMVETLPTVTTKTSWFRDALNNEESASVGKKWSSDHELLLLNTVRVNGRNGVFSFGFSIKALIDLFFTSIERQGGRLYLASTEGEILVQGFQNIKMVLANGSASFRFLKPNDNETARVENVSCRPRKEAFDAKDYFYNLFGTNYMIYCSPLEILGVQLLRTYESVHNYKNCLLLMFLFQVYSLVLPQKELASLVHKSSRMGLILLILTMSTTVISIFGFVFIVIRAANREMHLCAKLIQQMEATQQAERKSMNKSVAFTQASHDIRASLAGIIGLIEICHNEAAPGSDLNINLKQMDGCTKDLLAILNSILDTSKIEAGKTQLEEEEFNLSQLLEDVVDLYHPVGMKKGIDIVLDPYDGSIINFSQVKGDRGKLKQVLCNLLSNSVKFTSEGHVTVRAWVKNLPDMQNKLIPSNHNGEILKHLSFLLCKDTPTLREQQTADNGVHLNPNCYEFIFEIDDTGKGIPKEKRKLVFENYVQVKETAQGQGTGLGLGIVQSLVRLMGGDIEILDKEIGAKGTCFRFSVLLNVSEGNINSGNNTCQSLAAPKLTFRAPSPSPRSPRPIQTTSLKTETSRVLLLIRNDQRRMICKKFMESLGVRVMAMNQWEQLLFTLQKILEKQSHSRHSPRGRSGNSSSSDYLNKSASGNSSNGLNTNASLGAMKEETNYLLSVFKKTSPKGGITFILIVIDAGAGPFTEICNMVSNFRTGLQEAYCKVVWLVENQMSHIVNHKGLDSNILEFNDVVISRPFHGSRLYEVIRLLPEFGGTLQGRESSRLYQSDSVPKDPSSSLNEYRGKAKERISPNFRDQIATRVQQETKSSTGTSPKNLSLNQIHSFLGSKTRISPVSGQQSQHQEIQKPLGGKKILVAEDNVVLQRLARLNLEKLGATVEICENGEAALEFVCNGLGNQRKHGASNILPYDYILMDCEMPVMDGYEATRQIRKVERDYNTHIPIIALTAHASGEEARRTIEAGMDVHLGKPLKKESLLEAIKCIHSK